The following are from one region of the Coffea eugenioides isolate CCC68of chromosome 2, Ceug_1.0, whole genome shotgun sequence genome:
- the LOC113763762 gene encoding uncharacterized protein LOC113763762 — MGWRGILGFEYGIVQAPLGPDISGPELVAAVANAGGLGLLRAPDWEAPDYLKELIRKTRTLTDKPFGVGVVLAFPHKENIRAILDEKVAVLQLSWGECTGDIVLEAHKVGVKVVPQVGSFEEAKKAADVGVDAIIVQGREAGGHVIGQDALISLLPRVVELVQGRDIPIIAAGGIVDERGYVASLALGARGIAMGTRFLATDESYAHPAYKQKLIEFDETEYTDIFGRARWPGAPQRVLRTPFLVEWRTLPSDENETNQPTIGHSTIHGMEKEIRRFAGTVPNLTTSGDVESMAMYAGEGIGLIKDILPAGEVIRRIVEGAKHLINQQFACDMQA, encoded by the exons ATGGGTTGGAGAGGGATTCTGGGATTTGAGTATGGAATAGTGCAGGCACCATTGGGACCAGATATTTCAGGTCCAGAGCTTGTAGCTGCTGTTGCTAACGCTGGTGGACTTGGTCTCCTTAGAGCCCCTGATTGG GAGGCACCGGATTACCTAAAAGAGCTAATAAGGAAGACCAGAACCCTGACTGACAAACCTTTTGGGGTTGGTGTTGTTCTGGCTTTTCCGCACAAGGAAAACATAAGGGCTATACTGGATGAAAAGGTAGCAGTCTTGCAGCTTTCCTGGGGTGAGTGCACAGGTGATATAGTGCTTGAGGCTCACAAAGTCGGTGTCAAGGTTGTACCACAG GTGGGGAGCTTTGAAGAAGCAAAGAAAGCTGCTGATGTGGGTGTGGATGCAATAATTGTCCAAGGACGGGAAGCTGGTGGACATGTTATTGGACAG GATGCCTTAATTTCTTTGTTGCCAAGGGTAGTTGAACTTGTTCAGGGTCGTGATATACCAATTATTGCTGCTGGTGGAATAGTGGATGAACGTGGTTATGTAGCTTCTCTGGCCCTTGGAGCTAGGGGGATTGCAATGGGCACTAG ATTTCTTGCTACGGATGAAAGCTATGCTCACCCAGCATATAAGCAGAAGTTGATCGAATTTGATGAAACAGAGTACACAGATATATTTGGCCGTGCAAGGTGGCCTGGAGCGCCTCAACGTGTTCTGAGGACTCCATTCTTAGTGGAATGGAGAACTCTTCCCAGTGATGAGAATGAGACTAATCAACCTACCATTGGTCATTCCACCATACATGGAATG GAAAAAGAGATTCGTCGATTCGCTGGCACAGTTCCAAACCTGACAACAAGTGGTGATGTTGAAAGCATGGCCATGTATGCGGGTGAGGGAATTGGCCTAATTAAAGATATCTTACCAGCTGGGGAAGTCATTAGGAGGATTGTTGAAGGGGCTAAGCATCTGATCAATCAACAATTTGCCTGTGACATGCAGGCTTAG